In Candidatus Methylomirabilota bacterium, one DNA window encodes the following:
- a CDS encoding DNA-directed RNA polymerase subunit alpha — protein sequence MQELMLPVRHEWLARERAYGKIAIEPFEPGFALTAGNAYRRVLLSSIAGAAPTWVKIEGVLHEFSHLTGVREDTLDIILNLRQLVFTLHVNRPKLLRLKAQGVRTVTARDFEPDSDVEVLTPDVALATLDKDGSLEMEVCVERGRGYQPAEKREPEALPINAMLMDADFSPVKRVNFHVEAEPSGAERLILEVWTNGTLTPEVAVADASRILDDQFALLVDFPVDAPPPAEGTETGTEPPVRSEVNEHLFRNVDELELSVRASNCLKTANIRTIADLVQKTESELLKTKNFGKKSLNEIKTILGEMGLSLGMRLDPEELERLRAHYERAFET from the coding sequence ATGCAGGAGCTGATGCTTCCAGTCCGTCACGAGTGGCTCGCCCGGGAGCGTGCCTACGGGAAGATCGCCATCGAGCCGTTCGAGCCGGGCTTCGCGTTGACCGCGGGCAATGCCTACCGTCGGGTGCTGCTGTCCTCCATCGCGGGCGCCGCTCCCACCTGGGTCAAGATCGAGGGCGTGCTCCACGAGTTCTCGCATCTCACCGGCGTGCGGGAAGACACCCTGGACATCATTCTCAATCTCCGCCAGCTGGTGTTCACGCTGCACGTGAACCGTCCGAAGCTGCTCCGGCTGAAGGCCCAGGGCGTGCGCACGGTGACCGCGCGGGACTTCGAGCCCGACTCGGACGTCGAGGTCCTGACCCCGGACGTGGCCCTCGCCACCCTGGACAAGGACGGCAGCCTCGAGATGGAGGTGTGCGTCGAGCGCGGCCGCGGCTACCAGCCCGCCGAGAAGCGCGAGCCGGAGGCGCTGCCCATCAACGCGATGCTGATGGACGCCGACTTCTCGCCGGTGAAGCGCGTGAACTTCCACGTCGAGGCGGAGCCCTCCGGCGCGGAGCGCCTGATCCTCGAGGTGTGGACCAACGGCACCCTGACCCCGGAGGTCGCGGTCGCCGACGCCTCCCGCATCCTGGACGACCAGTTCGCCCTGCTGGTCGACTTTCCGGTCGACGCGCCGCCTCCGGCCGAGGGCACCGAGACCGGGACCGAGCCGCCGGTGCGCAGCGAAGTGAACGAGCATCTTTTCCGGAATGTCGACGAGCTGGAGCTGTCGGTGCGGGCGTCCAACTGCCTCAAGACCGCGAACATCCGGACCATCGCCGACCTGGTGCAGAAGACCGAGTCGGAGCTGCTGAAGACCAAGAACTTCGGCAAGAAGTCGCTGAACGAGATCAAGACCATCCTGGGAGAGATGGGGCTCTCCCTCGGCATGCGTCTCGATCCCGAGGAGCTGGAGCGGCTGCGCGCCCACTACGAGCGCGCGTTCGAGACATAA
- the mltG gene encoding endolytic transglycosylase MltG codes for MMERPRSLTVWGRGPRPGPTWRTAVGFGLVVLILALLLEGWWILTVPGPLRARPRVVEIPAHKGVVEVAEILDDAGVIRSRVGFVLLSLARGSFRSLKAGEYQIPAGTNTVRVLELMEGGQVFQHMVVFQEGSTLGELARQLQIERLAAAEDILRVGKDPVFLKTLDIQADSVEGYLFPDTYQFVKGMTPEEVLARMVARMREKISPELLLEARHRDLTVHQLLTLASIIEKEAVEPAEMPLISAVFWNRLKRDMPLQADPTVQYAVGKDRKRLTREDLQADSPYNTYRRQGLPPGPIASPGRAAIQAAARPASVGYLYFVATDDRHHQFSTNLADHNAAVARYRLARTNTK; via the coding sequence ATGATGGAGCGCCCGAGATCGCTGACGGTCTGGGGCCGAGGGCCCCGTCCCGGTCCCACCTGGCGCACCGCGGTCGGCTTCGGGCTGGTGGTCTTGATCCTCGCCCTGCTGCTCGAGGGCTGGTGGATCCTGACCGTTCCCGGCCCGCTCCGCGCCCGCCCCCGGGTCGTCGAGATCCCGGCCCACAAGGGTGTGGTGGAGGTCGCGGAGATCCTCGACGACGCCGGGGTCATTCGCAGCCGGGTGGGCTTCGTCCTCCTGAGCCTCGCCCGGGGCAGCTTCCGCAGCCTGAAGGCCGGCGAATATCAGATCCCGGCCGGCACCAACACGGTGCGCGTGCTCGAGCTGATGGAAGGCGGCCAGGTGTTCCAGCACATGGTGGTCTTCCAGGAAGGGAGCACCCTCGGCGAGCTGGCGCGCCAGCTCCAGATCGAGCGGCTGGCCGCGGCCGAGGACATCCTGCGGGTCGGCAAGGATCCCGTCTTCCTGAAGACGCTCGACATCCAGGCCGACTCGGTCGAGGGGTATCTCTTTCCCGACACCTATCAGTTCGTGAAGGGCATGACACCGGAGGAGGTTCTGGCCCGCATGGTCGCGCGCATGCGCGAGAAGATCTCGCCGGAGCTCCTGCTGGAGGCGCGGCACCGTGATCTCACCGTGCACCAGCTGCTGACGCTGGCCTCCATCATCGAGAAGGAGGCGGTGGAGCCGGCCGAGATGCCGCTCATCTCCGCGGTGTTCTGGAACCGGCTCAAGCGGGACATGCCGCTGCAGGCCGATCCGACCGTGCAGTACGCGGTGGGCAAGGACCGCAAGCGGCTCACCCGCGAGGATCTCCAGGCCGACTCGCCGTACAACACGTATCGCCGCCAGGGGCTGCCGCCGGGTCCCATCGCGAGCCCCGGCCGCGCCGCCATCCAGGCCGCCGCGCGACCGGCCTCGGTGGGCTACCTGTACTTCGTGGCCACCGACGACCGCCACCACCAGTTCTCGACGAACCTGGCCGACCACAACGCGGCGGTGGCCCGCTACCGCCTCGCGCGCACGAACACGAAGTAG
- the argH gene encoding argininosuccinate lyase, translating into MTAAGPPPGKAWAGRFAQGADPAAEAFTSSLSFDRRLWPYDLTGSAAWARALARAKLITDAELESLLAGLDAVRAELEGGAFPFRRELEDIHMNVERRLVELAGPVGGKLHTGRSRNDQVALDERLYLRDILDHVDAGLREVQGALLAQAEQHREAPMPGYTHLQRAQPVLLAHHLLAYVFMLERDRQRFREGRARVNVMPLGAAALAGAAFAIDREVLARDLGFSAPSPNSMDAVADRDYVVEFLGSAAIFGMHCSRLAADLTLWATAEFGFVEFADAFATGSSIMPQKKNPDVAELMRGKSGRLYGNLTAVLTTMKGLPLTYNSDMQEDKEPLFDTVDTLEGIFRVLPPMLRSLTFRTERMREAAGAHYSTATDLADYLVRQGLPFREAHEVVGRAVRHAIAKGCELADVPLEELRGFSALIGRDVYPALTVEASLRARAVIGGTAPDAVRQQLAHAKALLERDASS; encoded by the coding sequence GTGACCGCCGCGGGCCCGCCGCCGGGGAAGGCCTGGGCCGGGCGCTTCGCGCAGGGGGCCGATCCCGCCGCCGAGGCCTTCACCTCCTCGCTGTCGTTCGATCGGCGTCTCTGGCCGTACGATCTCACCGGCAGCGCGGCGTGGGCGCGCGCGCTGGCCCGGGCCAAGCTGATCACCGACGCGGAGCTGGAGAGCCTCCTCGCCGGGCTCGACGCGGTCCGCGCGGAGCTGGAGGGCGGCGCGTTCCCGTTCCGGCGCGAGCTGGAAGACATCCACATGAACGTGGAGCGGCGGCTCGTCGAGCTGGCGGGGCCGGTCGGCGGCAAGCTCCACACCGGTCGCTCCCGCAACGACCAGGTCGCGCTCGACGAGCGGCTCTACCTGCGCGACATCCTCGATCACGTGGACGCGGGCCTCCGCGAGGTCCAGGGCGCGCTGCTCGCGCAGGCCGAGCAGCACCGCGAGGCGCCGATGCCGGGCTACACCCACCTGCAGCGCGCCCAGCCGGTCCTGCTCGCGCACCACCTGCTCGCCTACGTGTTCATGCTCGAGCGCGACCGGCAGCGCTTTCGCGAGGGCCGCGCGCGCGTCAACGTCATGCCCCTGGGCGCAGCGGCCCTCGCGGGCGCGGCCTTCGCCATCGACCGCGAGGTCCTGGCCCGCGATCTGGGCTTCAGCGCGCCCAGCCCCAACAGCATGGACGCGGTGGCCGATCGCGACTACGTCGTCGAGTTCCTCGGGAGCGCGGCGATCTTCGGCATGCACTGCTCGCGCCTCGCCGCCGATCTGACCTTGTGGGCGACCGCCGAGTTCGGCTTCGTGGAGTTCGCGGACGCCTTCGCCACCGGCTCGTCGATCATGCCGCAGAAGAAGAATCCCGACGTGGCCGAGCTGATGCGCGGCAAGTCCGGGCGGCTCTACGGCAACCTCACCGCGGTGCTGACCACCATGAAGGGGCTGCCGCTGACCTACAACTCCGACATGCAGGAGGACAAGGAGCCGCTCTTCGACACGGTGGACACGCTCGAGGGGATCTTCCGCGTGCTGCCGCCGATGCTCCGATCGCTGACCTTCCGAACCGAGCGCATGCGCGAGGCGGCCGGCGCGCACTATTCCACCGCCACCGATCTCGCCGACTACCTGGTGCGCCAGGGCCTGCCCTTCCGCGAGGCCCACGAGGTGGTGGGTCGAGCGGTGCGGCACGCGATCGCGAAGGGCTGCGAGCTGGCCGACGTGCCGCTGGAGGAGCTGCGCGGGTTCTCCGCCCTGATCGGCCGCGACGTCTACCCGGCCCTCACCGTGGAAGCCTCGCTGCGGGCGCGCGCGGTGATCGGCGGGACCGCGCCCGACGCGGTCCGCCAGCAGCTCGCGCACGCGAAGGCCCTGCTCGAGCGCGACGCCTCGTCGTGA
- a CDS encoding lysophospholipid acyltransferase family protein has product MLPSAAAATPRRRAPEGFPLLYHVFRATSGLLLRGLFDLRVHGIEHLPESGSFILAANHHNYLDGVVLGVAVPRPISFLVMPRVFRATPLHPPIHRRIGSIPVNLERPDPGAIKRVLRVLEAGRVVGIFPEGPFSQEGRLVRGQPGAAMIALRAGVPIVPAAIAGTYEALRARRFYLPRRHPVSVRFGAPLYFERLRHRPAARAVREEITHRIMSEIAALLRTAPEPAAAAGRAGVS; this is encoded by the coding sequence GTGCTGCCGTCCGCCGCGGCGGCGACGCCCCGTCGTCGCGCGCCGGAGGGGTTCCCCCTGCTCTATCACGTGTTTCGCGCCACCTCGGGCCTGCTGCTGCGCGGGCTGTTCGACCTGCGCGTGCACGGCATCGAGCACCTGCCGGAGTCGGGCTCGTTCATCCTGGCCGCCAACCACCACAACTACCTCGACGGCGTGGTGCTGGGCGTCGCGGTGCCGCGGCCCATCTCGTTCCTGGTCATGCCGCGCGTGTTCCGGGCCACGCCGCTGCATCCGCCGATTCACCGCCGTATCGGCTCGATCCCGGTGAACCTCGAGCGGCCGGATCCGGGGGCGATCAAGCGGGTGCTCCGCGTGCTGGAGGCGGGGCGCGTCGTCGGCATCTTCCCCGAGGGCCCGTTCAGTCAGGAAGGGCGGCTCGTGCGCGGCCAGCCGGGCGCGGCGATGATCGCGCTGCGCGCCGGGGTGCCCATCGTGCCCGCGGCCATCGCGGGCACCTACGAGGCGCTGCGGGCGCGGCGCTTCTACCTGCCGCGACGGCATCCCGTCTCCGTCCGCTTCGGCGCGCCGCTCTACTTCGAGCGTCTGCGCCATCGGCCGGCCGCGCGCGCGGTGCGCGAGGAGATCACCCACCGCATCATGTCGGAGATCGCCGCGCTCCTCCGTACCGCCCCCGAGCCCGCCGCGGCCGCCGGCCGGGCGGGCGTGTCGTGA